The following coding sequences are from one Hymenobacter sp. DG25A window:
- a CDS encoding DsbA family protein: protein MEATIPDLPELLYLYDPLCGWCYGTTPVIQQIQQDFLGRLQVSVLSGGMLTGEQAGPIGEEWPAIRSAARQIEQATGVAFGAAFWQVGEEGKRVQDSEPPSRALSVFRQLAPAQQPLDFAHALQLAWFQEGQDMNDPKTYEALVGRFGLDVPEFRRRFEDPQTAQTVRQEFAAIARMGIQGFPTILLREGNQGYVVARGYQPYAVLAEGVEQALQQAAEESGKN, encoded by the coding sequence ATGGAAGCAACTATTCCTGATCTGCCCGAACTGCTTTACCTCTATGACCCGCTGTGTGGGTGGTGTTACGGCACTACGCCCGTCATCCAGCAGATTCAGCAGGACTTTTTGGGCCGTCTGCAGGTTTCGGTTTTGAGCGGCGGCATGCTGACCGGAGAGCAGGCAGGGCCTATTGGCGAAGAGTGGCCCGCTATCCGGTCGGCCGCGCGTCAGATAGAGCAGGCTACCGGGGTTGCGTTTGGGGCGGCGTTTTGGCAGGTAGGCGAGGAAGGCAAACGGGTGCAGGATTCGGAGCCACCAAGCCGGGCACTATCGGTGTTTCGGCAGCTGGCCCCTGCGCAACAGCCCCTTGATTTTGCCCATGCCCTGCAGCTGGCCTGGTTTCAGGAAGGACAGGATATGAACGACCCGAAAACCTATGAGGCCTTAGTTGGCCGGTTTGGGCTGGATGTGCCGGAGTTTAGAAGGCGCTTTGAAGACCCGCAAACTGCCCAGACTGTGCGCCAGGAGTTTGCCGCCATTGCCCGTATGGGCATTCAGGGATTTCCAACGATACTCTTGCGGGAAGGGAATCAAGGGTACGTAGTGGCCCGCGGCTACCAGCCTTATGCAGTTTTGGCCGAAGGAGTAGAGCAGGCTTTGCAACAGGCCGCCGAAGAATCGGGTAAGAATTAG
- the rho gene encoding transcription termination factor Rho: MYTIDELKDRLLSELKEIAEELKVGNFKKLSKQDLVYKILDQQAVTPLEQLPQKTKPSSPKASKSAPAAVVAAEVEEAPAAMQPVEAPAVEAVSGTESTNEATQIDATVRPIKPYQRPERRARGQERAPRGVQALNGDLVPVDAVALDVPDSVVLPEAPAVVSAPAEPAAETLVTEVVEAPAVAAVAPAAPGIPMPSPGAVIIPQPGRGDRLRDVPRDRDRGRDQQQGPREFRTDAPRGEFSREATREQRPLRDDQQPRPLRDREQRDQQRREDRFARDQQRREERNRPVGEVAAPGQAPSPNQPQRTRPDFDITIPGEGTLEMMPDGGYGFLRSPFYNYLASPDDIYVAPQQVKQFALKAGDTVKCTIRPPREGEKYYALVSVELVNGRTVDEVRDRVPFNHLTPLFAEERLKLSTKSNQYSTRILDLFAPIGKGQRGLIVAQPKTGKTVLLQEIANAISENHPEVYLIILLIDERPEEVTDMARSVKAEVLSSTFDETADRHVKIASIALDKAKRLVECGHDVVILLDSITRLARAYNTVQPASGKILSGGVDANALHKPKRFFGAARNVEDGGSLTIIATALIDTGSKMDEVIFEEFKGTGNMELQLDRKLANRRIFPAIDVPASGTRREDLLMSKDELSRIWVLRKFMSDMTPAEAMEFLKDRMKGTRDNDEFLVSMNG; the protein is encoded by the coding sequence ATGTACACTATTGACGAGTTAAAAGACCGCCTGCTTTCTGAGCTTAAAGAAATTGCTGAAGAGTTGAAGGTTGGAAACTTTAAGAAACTCAGCAAGCAGGATCTAGTCTATAAGATTCTAGATCAGCAAGCTGTAACGCCGCTGGAGCAACTCCCGCAAAAGACCAAGCCAAGCAGCCCAAAAGCAAGCAAAAGTGCTCCTGCCGCAGTTGTGGCAGCAGAAGTAGAGGAAGCCCCGGCCGCTATGCAGCCGGTAGAAGCGCCCGCCGTAGAGGCTGTTTCCGGCACGGAATCTACCAATGAAGCCACTCAGATTGATGCCACCGTTCGCCCCATTAAGCCCTACCAGCGGCCGGAGCGCCGGGCTCGTGGGCAAGAGCGCGCCCCGCGTGGTGTGCAGGCCCTCAATGGTGACTTGGTTCCTGTAGATGCCGTGGCTCTGGACGTGCCGGATTCCGTTGTGCTGCCGGAAGCTCCGGCTGTAGTATCGGCTCCGGCTGAGCCGGCCGCCGAAACATTGGTAACAGAGGTAGTAGAAGCCCCGGCAGTAGCCGCCGTAGCGCCAGCAGCACCGGGGATTCCTATGCCTTCGCCGGGCGCGGTGATTATTCCCCAGCCTGGCCGCGGCGACCGGCTGCGCGATGTTCCCCGCGACCGGGACCGGGGCCGTGACCAGCAGCAGGGCCCCCGCGAGTTCCGCACCGATGCCCCGCGTGGAGAATTCTCCCGCGAGGCTACCCGTGAGCAGCGCCCCTTGCGCGACGATCAGCAGCCACGCCCCCTGCGCGACCGGGAGCAGCGCGACCAGCAGCGCCGCGAAGACCGGTTTGCCCGGGACCAGCAGCGCCGCGAGGAGCGCAACCGCCCGGTAGGAGAGGTAGCCGCTCCGGGCCAGGCCCCCAGCCCAAACCAGCCTCAGCGCACCCGTCCCGATTTCGATATCACCATCCCGGGTGAAGGTACCCTGGAAATGATGCCCGATGGTGGCTACGGCTTCCTGCGCAGTCCTTTCTATAACTACCTCGCCTCGCCCGATGATATTTACGTGGCCCCGCAGCAGGTAAAGCAGTTTGCCCTGAAAGCCGGCGACACGGTGAAATGCACCATTCGTCCGCCCCGCGAAGGTGAAAAATACTACGCGCTGGTGAGCGTGGAGCTGGTCAATGGCCGCACAGTAGATGAAGTGCGGGACCGGGTACCGTTCAACCACCTCACGCCGCTTTTTGCTGAGGAGCGCCTGAAGCTTTCCACGAAATCCAACCAGTATAGCACCCGCATTCTGGACCTGTTTGCGCCCATCGGCAAAGGCCAGCGTGGTTTGATTGTGGCCCAGCCCAAAACTGGTAAAACGGTGTTGCTGCAGGAAATTGCCAACGCCATTTCCGAGAATCACCCCGAAGTTTATCTCATTATTCTGCTGATTGATGAGCGCCCGGAAGAAGTAACGGATATGGCCCGCTCGGTAAAAGCCGAGGTGCTCAGCTCCACCTTCGACGAAACCGCCGACCGCCACGTGAAAATTGCCAGCATTGCGCTGGATAAGGCCAAGCGCCTGGTAGAATGCGGCCACGATGTGGTAATTCTGCTGGACTCCATTACCCGCCTGGCCCGAGCCTATAACACGGTGCAGCCGGCTTCCGGTAAAATCCTCTCGGGTGGTGTTGATGCCAACGCCCTGCACAAGCCTAAGCGCTTCTTTGGCGCGGCCCGCAACGTGGAAGACGGCGGCTCGCTCACCATCATTGCCACGGCCCTGATTGATACCGGCTCTAAAATGGACGAGGTAATCTTCGAGGAATTCAAAGGCACCGGCAACATGGAACTGCAACTGGACCGCAAGCTGGCCAACCGCCGCATCTTCCCCGCCATCGATGTACCTGCTTCCGGCACCCGCCGCGAAGACCTGCTGATGAGCAAAGACGAGCTCAGCCGCATCTGGGTACTCCGCAAGTTCATGTCGGACATGACGCCCGCCGAGGCCATGGAATTCCTGAAGGACCGGATGAAAGGCACCCGCGACAACGACGAGTTCCTGGTGTCCATGAATGGCTAA
- a CDS encoding UbiA family prenyltransferase, with amino-acid sequence MAFAAYRRVFPLLRIPFSVYLMPVFWFGLSALREPLSLWRAVGVFVVLHVLAYPASNGYNSYYDRDEGSIGGLRQPPKVAPELLHLVWLFDVLAIVGASLLSVAFAGWVAVYLLISKAYSYEGIRLKKYPIISTLVVVLFQGAFTFLMTQVGVGAPAAAIQAPDNLLLALVSTLFLCGSYPLTQVYQHQEDRQRGDQTLSLLLGIRGTFVFAALGLLAGAAVLAAAYIKREETQNLLLFLVATGPVVWLFSRWVWQVWRNPAAADFEHTMRMNQVSSLCLSAAFVAMLLFRHYHLLRF; translated from the coding sequence ATGGCCTTTGCCGCTTACCGCCGCGTTTTCCCACTGCTGCGCATTCCGTTTTCTGTTTATCTGATGCCCGTATTCTGGTTTGGGCTGAGCGCCTTGCGCGAGCCCTTAAGCCTGTGGCGGGCGGTGGGCGTGTTTGTGGTGCTGCACGTGCTGGCCTATCCAGCCTCCAACGGCTACAATTCCTATTACGACCGGGACGAAGGCAGCATCGGCGGCCTCCGCCAGCCGCCCAAAGTGGCACCTGAGCTGCTGCACCTGGTCTGGCTGTTTGATGTGCTGGCCATTGTGGGCGCCAGCCTGCTGTCGGTAGCATTTGCAGGCTGGGTGGCGGTGTATCTGCTTATCTCGAAGGCCTACAGCTACGAAGGTATCCGGCTGAAAAAATACCCTATCATCAGCACGCTGGTGGTGGTGTTATTTCAGGGGGCTTTCACTTTCCTGATGACGCAGGTAGGCGTTGGCGCACCGGCGGCGGCCATCCAGGCCCCCGACAACCTGCTGCTGGCCCTGGTCAGCACCCTCTTTCTGTGTGGCTCCTACCCGCTCACGCAGGTGTATCAGCACCAGGAAGACCGCCAGCGCGGCGACCAGACTCTGAGCCTGCTGCTGGGGATACGGGGTACTTTTGTGTTTGCCGCTCTGGGGCTGCTGGCCGGCGCCGCAGTATTGGCCGCTGCTTACATTAAGCGCGAGGAAACCCAGAACCTGCTGCTTTTCCTGGTAGCTACCGGCCCGGTGGTCTGGCTGTTCAGCCGCTGGGTATGGCAGGTATGGCGCAACCCCGCCGCCGCCGACTTTGAGCATACGATGCGCATGAACCAGGTATCTTCCCTGTGCCTCAGCGCAGCTTTTGTGGCCATGCTGCTTTTCCGGCATTACCACTTGCTGCGCTTTTAA